A genomic stretch from Arthrobacter sp. KBS0702 includes:
- a CDS encoding helix-turn-helix transcriptional regulator, with protein sequence MTNSDDVRKFLTSRRARITPDEAGLPAYGGNRRVTGLRREEVAMLAGMSIDYYIRLERGNLSGASDSVLEALARALKLDDAETAHLFDLARAATAAPRVRRKRSPQTVRPSVQRVIDAVTAAPAWVRNDRGDVLAANELGRALYLDLMAEQTTPPNSARFTFLNPKARDFFSDWERAADDIVAVLRSAAGKNPYDKDLTDLIGELSTRSEEFRTRWARHDVKYHRTGRKRLHHPIVGDLDLAFEALELPADPGLRINVYTADPGTPSEDALKVLASWAATQRETARAVVGKNA encoded by the coding sequence ATGACAAACAGTGACGACGTGCGGAAGTTCCTGACCTCCCGCCGCGCAAGGATCACGCCGGATGAGGCCGGGCTGCCAGCCTACGGCGGGAACCGGCGTGTCACCGGCCTGCGCCGCGAGGAAGTGGCGATGCTCGCCGGGATGAGCATCGATTACTACATCCGCCTCGAGCGGGGAAACCTCTCCGGCGCCTCCGACAGCGTCCTCGAGGCCCTCGCCCGGGCCCTGAAGCTCGACGACGCCGAAACGGCCCACCTTTTCGATCTGGCCCGCGCTGCCACGGCCGCTCCCCGGGTGCGGCGGAAGCGCAGCCCGCAGACAGTGCGGCCGAGCGTGCAACGCGTCATCGACGCGGTCACGGCCGCGCCGGCCTGGGTCCGCAACGACCGCGGGGACGTCCTGGCCGCCAACGAGCTGGGCCGTGCGCTTTACCTGGATTTGATGGCTGAACAGACCACCCCGCCGAACAGCGCGCGGTTCACCTTCCTGAACCCGAAGGCGCGGGACTTCTTTTCCGATTGGGAACGCGCGGCGGATGACATTGTCGCTGTGCTGCGCTCCGCGGCAGGGAAGAATCCGTACGACAAGGACCTCACGGACCTGATCGGGGAGCTCTCTACCCGCAGCGAGGAGTTCCGCACCCGGTGGGCCCGGCACGATGTGAAATACCACCGCACCGGCCGAAAGCGGCTCCACCACCCGATCGTTGGGGACCTTGACTTGGCCTTTGAAGCGCTTGAACTGCCGGCCGACCCGGGGCTGCGCATCAACGTCTACACGGCAGATCCCGGCACACCGTCCGAGGATGCGCTGAAAGTCCTTGCCAGCTGGGCCGCCACCCAGCGCGAAACGGCGCGAGCCGTCGTCGGGAAGAACGCATGA
- a CDS encoding STAS/SEC14 domain-containing protein: MTPEPILAASGKNSLCVNGGIIESVWAPGSFVDVVDARDAMRATALLAQAGRMPMLSVMTDVEISAAARYEFAKSADVLAIAVLGSSAVDRVVAAATSRDTQYPHEFFTSRDDAVAWLSGFVRSPGGLAHDQHEATAPVPRSR, translated from the coding sequence ATGACGCCAGAACCAATCCTTGCTGCGAGCGGGAAGAACTCCCTCTGCGTCAATGGCGGAATCATTGAATCTGTCTGGGCCCCGGGTTCGTTCGTGGACGTCGTCGACGCCCGGGACGCCATGCGGGCCACGGCGCTGCTGGCCCAGGCCGGGCGGATGCCGATGCTCTCGGTCATGACGGACGTGGAGATCAGCGCCGCGGCCCGGTACGAGTTTGCCAAGTCGGCCGATGTGCTCGCCATTGCCGTCCTGGGATCCAGCGCGGTGGACCGCGTCGTGGCTGCGGCAACCAGCCGGGACACGCAGTACCCGCACGAATTTTTCACTTCACGGGACGACGCCGTGGCGTGGCTCAGCGGGTTCGTCCGCAGCCCCGGCGGCCTTGCACACGACCAACACGAGGCCACGGCGCCGGTGCCCCGCTCCCGCTGA